A stretch of the Rhodohalobacter mucosus genome encodes the following:
- a CDS encoding DUF3883 domain-containing protein, with the protein MAEDWTRNEVIAIVSDYYDMLKKELSGIDYVKAQHRRNVVKLLNDRSEGSIEFKHQNISAVLIEMGLPYIPGYKPRGNYQQLLKEEVENYLSLHPELDEVIGNFLNADLKLPQLDAFLNSEVEVPKFEIKVDEPFLSYTGRLERNYYKQELKNKKLGLLGEEFVINYEKQRLINLGMKSYSNKIEHISQTDGDSAGFDILSFSEDGKEKFIEVKTTQMGKDAPFYFTRNEFSFSKSNADKYSLYRLFNFRKDPKFYQLKGSLKETSYNLPTEYLGWPK; encoded by the coding sequence ATGGCTGAGGATTGGACAAGAAATGAAGTAATTGCCATAGTAAGCGACTATTATGACATGCTCAAAAAGGAGTTGTCTGGAATAGATTATGTCAAAGCACAGCATCGCAGAAATGTTGTAAAATTACTAAATGACAGATCTGAAGGATCCATTGAATTCAAACATCAAAATATAAGTGCTGTTCTCATCGAAATGGGCCTGCCTTATATCCCAGGTTACAAACCTCGGGGTAATTATCAGCAGTTGTTAAAAGAAGAAGTAGAAAATTACTTGAGTCTACACCCAGAATTGGATGAGGTGATTGGAAATTTTTTGAATGCCGATCTGAAACTTCCACAACTCGATGCTTTTCTAAACAGTGAAGTAGAAGTTCCGAAATTCGAAATCAAAGTAGATGAACCGTTTCTCAGCTACACTGGTAGGTTGGAACGGAATTATTACAAACAAGAGCTTAAAAATAAAAAATTAGGATTGCTAGGCGAAGAATTTGTCATCAACTATGAGAAACAAAGACTAATCAATCTCGGGATGAAATCTTATTCCAATAAAATCGAGCACATTTCTCAAACAGATGGTGATTCTGCTGGATTTGATATTCTATCATTCAGTGAAGACGGAAAAGAAAAATTCATTGAAGTTAAAACAACTCAAATGGGTAAAGATGCCCCTTTTTACTTTACCCGTAATGAGTTCAGTTTTTCTAAATCAAACGCTGATAAATACAGTCTTTACAGGCTATTCAATTTCAGGAAAGATCCTAAATTTTATCAGCTTAAAGGTTCTTTGAAAGAAACCAGTTACAACTTGCCTACAGAGTATTTGGGTTGGCCGAAGTGA
- a CDS encoding P-II family nitrogen regulator translates to MTYHKAKKVVIIAEKMLSEKICRIIDASGARGYTVVPAGGRGAHHKHYTSERASVVDDFATVRIEVVVNNKTTAEEIGNQVVEQCFDKYSGIVYLEDVEVLRPGKFGGK, encoded by the coding sequence ATGACATACCACAAAGCGAAAAAGGTTGTAATTATTGCGGAAAAGATGCTCTCTGAAAAGATCTGCAGGATCATCGATGCCAGCGGTGCGCGCGGTTACACGGTGGTGCCCGCAGGCGGCCGGGGCGCCCATCACAAGCACTACACCTCCGAACGCGCCTCAGTTGTGGACGATTTTGCAACGGTGAGAATCGAGGTTGTCGTGAACAACAAAACCACTGCCGAGGAGATCGGCAATCAGGTTGTGGAGCAGTGTTTTGACAAGTATTCGGGCATTGTGTACCTGGAGGATGTGGAGGTTTTAAGGCCGGGTAAGTTTGGGGGTAAGTAG
- a CDS encoding sodium-dependent bicarbonate transport family permease encodes MDFLADFFIRFLVQFQSPTLGFLIGGMLIAALGSKLKIPNPIYQFVVFMLLMKIGLNGGIEIREANLFAMALPAFFSILIGLAIVRVGIAIFGLLPGVNSADGFATAGLFGAVSASTLAVAIVMLEEEAIAFEAWAPALYPFMDIPALILAIVMANIHMKKEENGGGEVDVNVWGIVKESLRGSALSALLLGLALGLFTNSGSVLESFYEPLFRGFLSILMLIMGMEAYDRIKELRSVAHWYAIYAGFAPLLHGLIAFGLGYIAHLLVGFSPGGVIILSVIASSNSDISGPPTLRAGIPSANPSSYIGASTSVGTPVAIAVAIPLFIALAQIVFDI; translated from the coding sequence ATGGATTTCCTGGCAGATTTCTTCATACGGTTCCTGGTACAGTTTCAATCACCCACGCTGGGCTTTTTGATCGGCGGCATGCTCATTGCCGCGCTGGGCAGCAAGCTTAAAATTCCCAACCCGATCTACCAGTTTGTGGTGTTTATGCTGCTGATGAAGATCGGGCTAAACGGCGGGATTGAGATCCGCGAGGCGAACCTGTTTGCCATGGCCCTGCCGGCGTTCTTCTCCATCCTGATCGGGCTGGCAATTGTGCGCGTGGGCATCGCCATCTTCGGCCTGCTGCCGGGCGTGAACAGTGCGGACGGCTTTGCCACGGCGGGCCTGTTCGGGGCGGTAAGCGCCTCCACCCTGGCCGTTGCCATTGTGATGCTGGAGGAGGAGGCGATCGCCTTCGAGGCGTGGGCGCCCGCGCTCTACCCGTTCATGGACATCCCCGCGCTCATCCTGGCCATCGTAATGGCCAATATTCACATGAAGAAAGAGGAGAACGGCGGAGGAGAGGTGGACGTGAATGTGTGGGGGATCGTGAAAGAGAGCCTGCGCGGATCCGCCCTCTCGGCCCTGCTGCTCGGCCTGGCGCTGGGACTGTTTACCAATTCCGGCTCGGTCCTCGAGTCGTTCTATGAGCCGCTCTTTCGCGGGTTTCTCTCCATCCTGATGCTGATTATGGGCATGGAGGCGTACGACCGCATCAAGGAACTGCGCAGCGTGGCCCACTGGTACGCCATCTACGCAGGGTTTGCACCGCTGCTGCACGGACTCATTGCGTTCGGACTGGGCTACATCGCGCACCTGCTGGTGGGATTCAGCCCGGGCGGGGTGATCATCCTGTCGGTCATCGCTTCGTCGAACTCGGATATTTCGGGTCCGCCAACCCTGAGGGCCGGCATTCCATCGGCCAATCCTTCTTCCTATATTGGCGCATCCACCAGCGTGGGAACACCCGTGGCCATTGCGGTGGCCATCCCGCTGTTCATTGCCCTTGCGCAAATTGTATTTGATATCTAA
- a CDS encoding zinc-binding dehydrogenase → MRQIVNTSNGGYDVLEVQEVADLAPSDDQLLIQVKASGLNFADILARKGQYPDGPDKPCVMGYEVSGIVADAGSRVSREWIGKEVLAITRFGGQAEQVLVKENQVHIKPERLSFEEAATLPVNYITAWVLIVVMGGLRAGESVLIHNAGGGMGLAQLDIARHIGATTYGTASPRKHDFLSDRGLDHAIDYRTGDWLEELMDLTDDRGVELITDPLGGSHWKKSMKALRSTGRLGMYGISTASSGASNPVASTFRMLKTLAGMPIYHPLPLIGKNRGVYGVNLGHLWHEADKASGWVSDILTGVEEGWINPHVDTTFSFDNAGEAHRYIEERRNIGKVILVPE, encoded by the coding sequence ATGCGCCAGATTGTAAACACTTCAAACGGCGGCTATGATGTTCTGGAGGTGCAGGAGGTTGCGGACCTCGCGCCATCCGACGATCAACTGCTGATCCAGGTAAAAGCCTCCGGGCTCAATTTTGCCGATATCCTCGCACGCAAGGGGCAGTACCCCGACGGCCCGGACAAGCCGTGCGTGATGGGCTATGAGGTGTCCGGCATTGTCGCGGATGCAGGTTCCAGGGTAAGCCGGGAGTGGATCGGCAAGGAGGTGCTGGCCATCACCCGGTTCGGCGGGCAGGCGGAGCAGGTGCTGGTAAAGGAGAACCAGGTTCACATCAAGCCGGAGCGGCTCTCGTTTGAAGAGGCCGCCACGCTGCCGGTGAACTACATCACCGCGTGGGTGCTGATCGTGGTGATGGGCGGTCTGCGGGCCGGGGAATCGGTGTTGATCCACAACGCGGGTGGCGGCATGGGCCTGGCCCAGCTCGACATTGCGCGGCACATCGGAGCCACAACCTATGGAACCGCCAGTCCGCGCAAACACGATTTTCTGTCCGACCGCGGACTCGATCACGCCATCGACTACCGCACGGGCGACTGGCTGGAGGAACTGATGGACCTGACCGACGACCGCGGCGTGGAGCTGATCACCGATCCGCTCGGCGGCAGCCACTGGAAGAAGAGCATGAAGGCGCTGCGATCAACGGGACGCCTGGGCATGTACGGCATCTCGACGGCCAGCTCGGGCGCCAGCAATCCGGTTGCGTCCACCTTCCGCATGCTCAAGACCCTGGCCGGGATGCCGATCTACCATCCGCTGCCGCTTATCGGCAAGAACCGGGGCGTGTACGGGGTGAACCTGGGCCATCTATGGCACGAGGCCGACAAGGCGTCCGGCTGGGTGAGCGACATCCTGACCGGCGTGGAAGAGGGATGGATCAACCCGCACGTCGACACCACCTTCTCCTTCGACAACGCCGGCGAGGCGCACCGCTACATTGAGGAGAGAAGGAATATCGGGAAGGTGATTTTGGTGCCGGAGTGA
- a CDS encoding GIY-YIG nuclease family protein: protein MNRIKSYNVYIMTNAHHTVLYTGMTGRSLKRTAEHKSMQMPGFTSRYKVTKLVHWESYADVHEAIAREKQIKRWSREKKIALIEKYNPEWRDLYDELLLKRK, encoded by the coding sequence ATGAATAGAATAAAGAGCTACAACGTTTACATCATGACCAATGCTCATCACACCGTCCTGTATACGGGAATGACAGGACGAAGCCTGAAACGAACCGCCGAGCATAAATCCATGCAGATGCCGGGTTTCACGAGTCGCTATAAAGTGACGAAACTGGTGCACTGGGAATCATATGCAGACGTACACGAAGCCATTGCCAGGGAAAAACAGATCAAGCGATGGAGCCGTGAAAAGAAAATTGCATTGATTGAAAAATATAATCCCGAATGGAGGGATTTGTATGATGAGTTGCTGTTGAAAAGGAAGTAA